One stretch of Lacrimispora sphenoides DNA includes these proteins:
- a CDS encoding MgtC/SapB family protein — protein sequence MIHYMLSQVNIASIAFRLFLSIILCGAIGMERGLRNRPAGFMTYLLVGCGSALIMITNQYIATIYTNVDPTRMASQVVSGIGFLGAGTIITTAKNEIRGLTTAAGLWAAAAVGLAVGIGFYGGAIIGSIFIIFSLMYLKKIDLYIKTHAKTMEIYLEYNEEFSMQNLSLYTEQSQYEIFDMEAGKIKTLNGEFGTLTFDVNFRHKVNHVKIIEEIRQLPGILYVREVA from the coding sequence TTGATTCATTATATGTTATCACAGGTAAATATAGCCTCCATTGCATTCCGGCTTTTTCTGTCCATTATTTTATGTGGGGCAATCGGAATGGAAAGGGGTTTAAGAAACCGACCGGCAGGTTTTATGACTTACCTTCTGGTGGGGTGCGGCTCAGCCCTAATTATGATTACCAATCAATATATTGCAACAATCTATACCAATGTGGATCCTACACGAATGGCATCCCAGGTGGTGAGCGGAATTGGTTTTTTAGGAGCCGGAACCATTATCACCACCGCTAAAAACGAGATCAGGGGCCTGACAACTGCGGCAGGCCTCTGGGCGGCCGCAGCGGTTGGGCTGGCGGTTGGAATCGGTTTTTACGGCGGAGCCATTATAGGAAGTATTTTTATTATTTTTTCCCTGATGTATTTAAAAAAGATTGACCTTTATATAAAAACACATGCAAAAACCATGGAAATATATCTGGAATACAACGAAGAATTTTCCATGCAGAATCTATCTCTGTATACAGAACAATCCCAGTACGAAATTTTTGATATGGAAGCAGGTAAAATAAAGACCTTAAACGGGGAATTTGGCACCCTGACCTTTGATGTCAATTTCCGCCATAAGGTAAATCATGTAAAGATCATAGAAGAAATCAGGCAATTGCCTGGTATTCTTTATGTGAGAGAGGTGGCATAA
- a CDS encoding shikimate dehydrogenase translates to MEKRISGKTGLLGLIGSPVGHSGSPAMYNYCFEKLGLDYAYLAFDIKVEEVEKAIEAIKTFRMRGCNVTMPCKNEAVKYMDELSPAARIIGAVNTIVNEDGRLTGHITDGQGFVDNLRDHGVEIAGKKIIVCGGGGAAAAIQVQCALEGAREISVFNIKDAFFERTLQTAEKIRQEKPECVVNVYDIADNEKMREEIASSDILANATIVGMKPMDQESVVKDVTMFRPGLVVVDAVYNPKETKMLREAKAAGCTCIDGQGMLVWQGAEAFKLYTGQEMPVQEVKELFFS, encoded by the coding sequence ATGGAAAAGAGAATTTCGGGAAAAACAGGTTTGTTAGGTTTGATTGGTTCGCCGGTGGGACATTCCGGTTCACCGGCTATGTATAATTACTGCTTTGAGAAGCTTGGGCTGGATTACGCATATCTTGCCTTTGATATCAAGGTAGAAGAAGTTGAGAAGGCGATCGAAGCCATAAAAACATTCCGCATGAGGGGCTGTAACGTGACCATGCCCTGTAAAAATGAAGCTGTGAAATACATGGATGAGCTATCGCCCGCCGCCCGCATTATAGGCGCGGTCAATACCATAGTAAATGAAGATGGAAGGCTGACCGGACATATTACAGATGGCCAGGGTTTTGTAGATAATCTCCGGGATCACGGAGTAGAAATTGCTGGCAAGAAGATCATTGTCTGCGGCGGAGGCGGAGCGGCTGCTGCAATCCAGGTGCAGTGCGCCTTAGAGGGAGCAAGGGAAATTTCTGTTTTTAACATCAAGGATGCATTCTTTGAAAGAACCCTTCAGACTGCCGAAAAGATCAGGCAGGAAAAGCCGGAATGCGTAGTAAATGTATATGACATTGCGGATAATGAAAAGATGAGGGAAGAGATCGCTTCCAGTGATATTTTAGCGAATGCCACCATTGTTGGGATGAAGCCAATGGATCAGGAGAGCGTTGTAAAGGATGTGACCATGTTCCGCCCTGGCTTAGTCGTGGTTGATGCGGTTTACAATCCAAAGGAAACGAAGATGTTAAGAGAGGCAAAGGCTGCCGGCTGCACATGCATTGACGGACAGGGTATGCTTGTATGGCAGGGGGCTGAGGCTTTTAAACTCTATACAGGCCAGGAGATGCCTGTACAGGAAGTGAAGGAACTGTTTTTTAGTTAA
- a CDS encoding RNHCP domain-containing protein — translation MKKRILNTAFVCHNCKREVQPLQNGSYRNHCPFCLFSLHVDGEVPGDRKNSCKGLMEPTGIRYHTKKGFQLIHRCTRCGTYRHNVICEGNCQPDNRELIQELMYLIT, via the coding sequence ATGAAGAAAAGAATATTGAATACAGCATTCGTCTGTCATAATTGCAAAAGAGAGGTGCAGCCTTTACAAAACGGCAGCTACAGAAACCATTGCCCCTTTTGCCTGTTTTCTCTCCATGTAGATGGTGAAGTCCCTGGTGACAGAAAAAACAGCTGCAAGGGGCTTATGGAACCGACAGGGATCCGATATCATACGAAAAAGGGATTTCAATTGATCCACCGGTGTACCAGGTGCGGGACATACAGGCACAATGTCATTTGTGAAGGTAATTGCCAGCCAGATAATAGAGAATTAATTCAGGAACTTATGTATCTGATTACATAG
- a CDS encoding DUF1456 family protein — MDNNDILIRLRYAMDIKDSDMIEIFKLGGITITKEGVRRLLAKPQADLIDSEAQKAIVDKNRDICNDFTLESFLNGYIIFKRGKQESKPGEPEKQLFMVKDHRSVNNVLLKKIKIALSLTGDDMLDIFKSVGINLSNGELSALLRREGQRNYKECQDRYVRNFLKGLAIRYR; from the coding sequence GTGGATAACAACGATATATTAATAAGATTGCGGTATGCGATGGATATTAAAGATTCTGATATGATTGAAATATTCAAACTGGGCGGAATCACAATTACAAAGGAAGGGGTCCGAAGACTTCTTGCAAAGCCTCAAGCCGATTTAATTGATTCCGAAGCGCAAAAGGCAATTGTTGATAAAAACAGGGACATCTGCAATGATTTTACGCTGGAGTCCTTTTTAAACGGTTACATTATTTTTAAACGGGGAAAGCAGGAATCAAAACCGGGAGAGCCGGAAAAACAACTGTTCATGGTGAAGGATCACCGATCAGTCAATAATGTCCTGCTAAAGAAAATTAAAATTGCCTTATCCCTTACCGGTGATGACATGCTAGATATTTTTAAGTCTGTAGGAATCAATCTGTCCAACGGTGAATTAAGTGCACTTTTGCGAAGGGAAGGGCAGCGCAATTATAAGGAATGCCAGGACCGGTATGTCAGAAATTTCTTAAAGGGCCTTGCAATCAGATACAGATAG
- a CDS encoding N-acetylmuramoyl-L-alanine amidase family protein, which translates to MAIKIFIDQGHNPSGFFNSGAEANGLSESEINFQVGIYLQDLLNSDPRFEARVSRPEPNTVLGTNNTTSLAQRVAMANDWPADYFISIHCNVNPNPAINGTEVYIYQYYTQSQWLAEHVMEGINQVAGTANNGIRENPALYVLRNTNMPSNLVELGYLSNLSDADKLRDDQYGFAYGIFLGLMRYFGFA; encoded by the coding sequence ATGGCTATTAAAATATTTATTGATCAAGGTCATAATCCTAGCGGCTTTTTTAACAGTGGGGCGGAGGCCAATGGTTTAAGCGAGTCTGAAATTAATTTTCAGGTTGGAATTTATCTGCAAGATTTGCTGAACAGTGACCCAAGGTTTGAGGCGCGCGTATCAAGGCCGGAACCCAATACCGTATTAGGAACCAATAATACTACCAGTTTGGCGCAGAGAGTAGCTATGGCAAATGATTGGCCGGCCGATTATTTTATCAGCATACATTGTAATGTGAATCCGAATCCAGCAATTAATGGTACGGAAGTATATATTTATCAATACTATACCCAGTCTCAGTGGCTGGCAGAACATGTTATGGAAGGTATAAACCAGGTGGCAGGAACGGCAAATAACGGGATCAGGGAAAATCCGGCTCTGTATGTATTAAGAAACACAAACATGCCCTCTAACCTTGTTGAACTGGGGTATTTAAGTAACTTGTCGGATGCCGATAAGCTGCGTGATGATCAGTATGGATTTGCTTATGGCATTTTCTTAGGTCTTATGAGGTATTTTGGTTTTGCTTAA
- a CDS encoding aromatic acid exporter family protein: protein MEKEKIIKSIKIAAAAVLAITIAAELGLKYSATAGIITVLSIQNTKRETIKSARNRTLAFVCALILAAASFRLLGFTLFAFAWYLLLFALLCLYADWGEAIAMDSVLITHFLSERSMSAPLIGNEIALFLIGTTVGVLVNMHLRKKEKVFQKLADDVDSQIKGILSRMSHWLMEEDKSGYNPDCLIQLKESLDLARTCALNNYNNALWKKDSYEVDYIQMRQQQSMVLQEIYENIKSITCLPRQAKQVALLFEGIEQGYHRENTAEGLLNNLDLLFQDLKSHELPSNREEFEARAILFYILKQTKKLLMIKREFILTHRR from the coding sequence ATGGAAAAGGAAAAGATCATTAAAAGCATAAAAATTGCCGCTGCCGCTGTGTTGGCAATTACCATTGCGGCTGAGCTTGGTTTAAAATATTCTGCTACGGCCGGCATCATCACGGTGCTCAGCATCCAGAATACAAAGAGAGAAACCATTAAAAGCGCCAGAAACCGGACGCTGGCCTTTGTGTGCGCGTTAATACTCGCTGCCGCTTCCTTCCGTCTTTTGGGTTTCACTCTTTTTGCATTTGCCTGGTACCTTTTATTATTCGCCCTGCTTTGCCTGTATGCGGACTGGGGGGAAGCAATTGCCATGGATTCTGTCCTCATCACTCATTTTCTGTCCGAGCGGTCCATGTCTGCGCCTCTCATAGGAAATGAGATTGCCCTGTTCCTGATCGGCACTACGGTTGGGGTTCTGGTCAATATGCATCTACGGAAAAAGGAAAAAGTATTTCAGAAACTGGCAGACGATGTGGATTCACAGATAAAGGGGATCTTAAGCCGCATGTCCCACTGGCTGATGGAGGAAGATAAAAGCGGATATAACCCGGATTGTCTGATACAGCTTAAGGAAAGCCTGGACCTGGCAAGAACATGCGCGCTTAATAATTACAACAATGCCCTTTGGAAAAAGGATTCTTATGAAGTGGATTATATCCAGATGCGCCAGCAGCAAAGCATGGTGCTTCAGGAAATCTATGAAAATATTAAAAGCATCACCTGCCTGCCCAGACAGGCAAAACAGGTGGCACTGCTTTTTGAAGGAATTGAACAGGGGTATCACAGGGAAAATACGGCTGAAGGTCTTTTAAATAATTTAGACCTTTTGTTTCAGGATTTAAAAAGCCATGAGCTTCCTTCCAACCGGGAAGAATTTGAGGCCAGGGCAATCCTGTTCTATATTTTAAAACAGACAAAAAAACTGCTGATGATAAAGAGGGAATTTATTCTTACCCACCGCAGGTAA
- a CDS encoding DUF554 domain-containing protein, which translates to MEDLLLQRGRMTVIGTIVNTAAILTGSLIGTCVKKGIEEKYQDALYNAMGLSACGLGIHAVVQNMPKSSFPVLFIISLAAGSLFGARLNLVERFDRVVARFSKGDLGQGLSTAILLFCIGTLSILGPMESALHGDNTYLFTNATLDFVTSMVLASTYGIGIALSAVVLFLWQGSIYLFSGCLSVFLTPELLTEISLVGGFLIFSSGLSILKIKDCKALNMLPSLLVPVLWFLIKAIL; encoded by the coding sequence ATGGAAGATTTGTTATTACAGAGAGGAAGAATGACCGTGATAGGGACTATTGTAAATACAGCTGCGATTCTGACCGGCAGTTTAATCGGCACTTGTGTGAAAAAGGGGATCGAAGAGAAATATCAGGATGCATTATATAATGCCATGGGACTTTCCGCCTGCGGACTTGGCATTCATGCAGTCGTACAGAATATGCCAAAAAGCAGCTTTCCTGTGCTGTTTATCATCAGCCTTGCAGCAGGCAGCCTCTTTGGAGCCAGGTTAAATCTGGTGGAGAGGTTTGATCGGGTGGTAGCCCGTTTTTCAAAAGGAGATTTGGGGCAGGGGCTGTCTACGGCCATATTGCTGTTTTGTATCGGAACACTTTCAATTTTAGGTCCCATGGAGAGCGCTCTTCATGGAGACAATACTTATCTTTTTACAAATGCAACTTTGGACTTTGTTACCTCTATGGTTCTGGCATCCACCTATGGGATCGGGATAGCATTGTCCGCTGTGGTTCTGTTTTTGTGGCAGGGAAGCATTTATCTTTTTTCCGGCTGCCTTTCTGTTTTTTTAACTCCCGAATTATTAACTGAAATTTCACTTGTAGGCGGTTTTTTAATCTTTAGCTCCGGCCTTTCTATATTAAAAATCAAAGACTGTAAGGCGTTAAATATGCTTCCTTCATTGCTTGTGCCTGTCTTATGGTTTTTAATAAAAGCCATTCTCTGA